In Leptodactylus fuscus isolate aLepFus1 chromosome 2, aLepFus1.hap2, whole genome shotgun sequence, one genomic interval encodes:
- the CRYBA1 gene encoding beta-crystallin A3, whose protein sequence is MDIPAVQTEQEDITSEKMAQTNPLTVPLGPFKITVYDQENFQGKRMEFTASCANIMECGFDNIRSLKVECGAWIGYEHTSFCGQQFVLERGEYPRWDAWSGSNAYHIERLMSFRPICSANHKESKLVIFEKENFIGRQWEICDDYPSLQAMGWGNNEVGSMKVQCGSWVSYQYPGYRGYQYILECDHHGGEYKHWREWGSHAQTFQIQSIRRIQQ, encoded by the exons ATGGATATCCCAGCAGTTCAGACTGAGCAAG aagaCATCACCTCTGAAAAAATGGCCCAGACCAACCCGCTTACTGTTCCTCTGGGACCCTTTAAG ATCACAGTATatgatcaagaaaatttccaaggaAAGAGGATGGAATTCACTGCCTCCTGCGCAAACATCATGGAGTGCGGCTTTGATAACATTAGGTCTCTAAAGGTGGAATGTGGAGC CTGGATTGGATATGAGCACACAAGTTTCTGTGGTCAGCAGTTTGTCCTGGAGAGAGGCGAGTACCCCCGCTGGGATGCCTGGAGTGGCAGCAATGCCTATCACATTGAGCGCCTGATGTCTTTCCGCCCAATCTGTTCTGCT AACCATAAAGAATCCAAACTGGTCATCTTTGAGAAAGAGAACTTCATTGGAAGACAATGGGAGATTTGCGATGACTATCCTTCTCTGCAAGCAATGGGCTGGGGCAACAACGAAGTTGGATCCATGAAGGTTCAATGTGGCTC CTGGGTGTCTTACCAATATCCTGGATACCGTGGCTACCAGTACATTTTGGAATGCGACCACCATGGAGGTGAATACAAGCACTGGAGAGAATGGGGATCTCATGCCCAGACCTTCCAGATCCAATCTATCCGACGCATCCAGCAGTAA